A portion of the Achromobacter sp. MFA1 R4 genome contains these proteins:
- the gspE gene encoding type II secretion system ATPase GspE translates to MSAHPLPYAWARAQRAVLSLRGGQAQLTVSPRTPDWAVREIRRCHGDIALAQVDDEQLETLLTAAYSHSEDAASVMGVAENEIDLDRLLQDMPEVADLLDAQDDAPVIRMINALFAQAARDGASDIHIEPFETHSVVRYRVDGTLRDVVSPRKALHAALISRIKIMAHLDIAEKRLPQDGRIALRVGGRPIDVRVSTLPTGHGERAVLRLLDKEAGRLQLEKLGMSPGVLERLDRLIRQPHGIVLVTGPTGSGKTTTLYAALSRLDASTSNILTVEDPIEYDLPGISQTQVNAKIDMSFALALRAILRQDPDVIMIGEIRDLETAQIAVQASLTGHLVLATLHTNDSVSAVTRLTDMGVEPFLLASSLLGVLAQRLVRKLCPACKAPSMLDGVQVFHPVGCEACNHTGYSGRSGIHELFTVDDEARRLIHEGRDERELRRAAAAAGMRSMREDGQRWVDGGQTSPEEILRVTRDA, encoded by the coding sequence ATGAGCGCCCACCCGTTGCCCTATGCCTGGGCCCGCGCGCAGCGCGCGGTGCTGTCGCTGCGCGGCGGGCAGGCACAGTTGACGGTCAGCCCGCGCACGCCCGACTGGGCCGTGCGCGAGATCCGCCGGTGCCACGGCGACATCGCGCTCGCGCAGGTCGACGACGAGCAACTCGAAACGCTGCTGACCGCGGCCTACAGCCATTCGGAAGACGCGGCGTCGGTGATGGGCGTGGCCGAAAACGAAATCGACCTGGACCGGCTGCTGCAGGACATGCCCGAGGTGGCGGACCTGCTCGACGCCCAGGACGATGCGCCCGTGATCCGCATGATCAATGCGCTCTTTGCCCAGGCCGCGCGCGACGGCGCCAGCGACATCCACATCGAACCCTTCGAAACCCATTCCGTGGTGCGCTACCGCGTGGACGGCACGCTGCGCGACGTGGTGTCGCCGCGCAAGGCGCTGCATGCCGCGCTGATCTCGCGCATCAAGATCATGGCGCACCTGGACATCGCCGAAAAGCGGCTGCCGCAGGACGGCCGCATCGCGCTGCGCGTGGGCGGTCGACCCATCGACGTGCGCGTGTCCACCTTGCCGACCGGTCATGGCGAGCGCGCCGTGCTGCGCCTGCTGGACAAGGAGGCCGGCCGCCTGCAGCTGGAAAAGCTGGGCATGAGCCCCGGCGTGCTGGAACGGCTGGACCGCCTGATCCGCCAGCCGCATGGCATCGTGCTGGTGACCGGGCCCACCGGCAGCGGCAAGACCACCACGCTGTACGCGGCGCTAAGCCGCCTGGATGCCTCCACCAGCAACATCCTCACCGTGGAAGACCCCATCGAATACGACCTGCCCGGCATCAGCCAGACGCAGGTCAACGCCAAGATCGACATGAGTTTCGCGCTGGCCCTGCGCGCCATCCTGCGGCAGGACCCGGACGTGATCATGATCGGCGAAATCCGCGACCTGGAAACCGCGCAGATCGCGGTGCAGGCGTCGCTGACCGGCCACCTGGTGCTCGCCACGCTGCACACCAATGATTCGGTGTCGGCAGTCACGCGCCTGACGGACATGGGCGTCGAACCCTTCCTGCTGGCCTCGTCCTTGCTGGGCGTGCTGGCGCAGCGCCTGGTGCGCAAGCTGTGCCCGGCCTGCAAGGCGCCGTCGATGCTGGACGGCGTGCAGGTGTTCCATCCCGTGGGCTGCGAGGCATGCAACCACACCGGCTACAGCGGCCGCTCGGGCATTCATGAGCTGTTCACGGTGGATGATGAGGCGCGCCGGCTGATCCACGAAGGGCGTGATGAGCGCGAACTGCGCCGGGCGGCGGCTGCGGCGGGCATGCGGAGCATGCGCGAGGATGGGCAGCGCTGGGTGGATGGCGGGCAGACCTCGCCGGAGGAAATCCTGCGCGTGACGCGGGACGCGTAG